In Arthrobacter alpinus, a single window of DNA contains:
- a CDS encoding GuaB1 family IMP dehydrogenase-related protein, with the protein MRFLNQPTTDLTYSDVFLIPSHSTVTSRLDVDLSSGDSTGTTIPLVVANMTAVSGKRMAETVARRGGMAILPQDIPLDVLRSVSEWVKQRDSLFETPLLMSASDIVIDAVHLMSKRPHNAVVVVDGTRFVGLVRGSDCESVDRFSSLASVMRANVLTLDAAVFDAIRTEADAGSLDFATAKIRNDEALREAFSVLDSAGTDIAPVLRNGEVVGVLTRTGALRSTIYQPAVDSAGRLRLGVAVGINGDVAAKTQALLEMGVDALVVDTAHGHQEKMLDALRAVRSLSPEVPVAAGNVVSAAGVRDLVNAGADIIKVGVGPGAMCTTRMMTAVGRPQFSAVLECSTAAAELGAHVWADGGVRYPRDVALALAAGASQVMIGSWFAGTYESPGDLLSDAGGRLYKESFGMASARAVQNRTSREGAFERARKGLFEEGISTSKMYLDPARPGVEDLLDMITAGLRSSFSYAGASSLAEFRERAIVGVQSAAGYEEGRPLPQSW; encoded by the coding sequence ATGCGTTTTCTAAACCAGCCAACCACCGATCTGACGTATTCGGACGTTTTCCTGATTCCATCGCATTCCACCGTGACCTCACGCTTGGACGTTGACTTGTCCAGCGGCGATTCAACGGGCACCACCATTCCCTTGGTGGTGGCGAACATGACGGCTGTTTCCGGCAAACGGATGGCAGAGACTGTGGCCCGGCGCGGCGGCATGGCTATTCTTCCGCAGGACATTCCCCTTGACGTGCTGCGCTCGGTGAGTGAGTGGGTCAAGCAGCGCGATTCCCTCTTTGAAACTCCGCTGTTGATGAGCGCCTCAGACATTGTTATCGATGCAGTCCACCTCATGAGCAAGCGCCCGCACAACGCCGTTGTAGTGGTGGACGGGACGCGGTTTGTGGGTCTGGTCCGTGGATCTGACTGTGAAAGCGTAGATCGCTTCTCCTCACTGGCCTCGGTGATGCGCGCCAATGTCCTTACGCTCGATGCCGCTGTCTTTGATGCCATTCGCACCGAGGCCGACGCCGGATCCTTGGACTTCGCCACGGCCAAGATACGCAATGACGAGGCCTTGCGTGAGGCTTTCTCCGTCCTGGATTCCGCCGGGACGGACATCGCTCCGGTGCTGCGCAACGGCGAGGTGGTAGGTGTCTTGACCCGCACCGGTGCCTTGCGCTCCACGATTTACCAGCCTGCAGTTGACTCTGCTGGACGCCTGCGACTTGGTGTGGCCGTTGGCATCAATGGTGATGTGGCGGCGAAGACGCAGGCCCTGCTTGAGATGGGGGTCGATGCCTTGGTGGTGGACACCGCTCACGGGCATCAGGAAAAAATGTTGGACGCGCTGCGGGCCGTCCGATCCCTTTCTCCCGAAGTACCGGTGGCTGCCGGAAACGTGGTCAGCGCCGCTGGGGTTCGGGACCTGGTGAACGCCGGTGCCGACATTATCAAGGTGGGAGTTGGCCCGGGTGCCATGTGCACCACTCGCATGATGACAGCGGTTGGCCGGCCCCAATTTTCCGCGGTCTTGGAATGTTCGACGGCGGCTGCCGAGTTGGGCGCCCACGTCTGGGCCGACGGTGGTGTGCGCTATCCCCGGGACGTGGCCCTTGCCCTGGCCGCAGGCGCCAGCCAAGTCATGATTGGTTCCTGGTTTGCAGGAACCTACGAAAGTCCCGGCGATCTGTTGAGCGACGCCGGCGGGCGGCTGTACAAGGAGAGTTTCGGCATGGCGTCGGCGCGTGCCGTGCAGAACCGGACATCTCGCGAGGGCGCTTTTGAGCGTGCGCGCAAGGGCCTGTTCGAGGAGGGAATTTCCACCTCCAAAATGTACCTGGATCCCGCCCGCCCCGGGGTGGAGGACCTGCTGGACATGATTACCGCAGGACTGCGCAGCTCCTTTAGCTATGCGGGTGCGTCTTCCTTGGCGGAATTTCGGGAACGCGCCATCGTGGGCGTACAGTCCGCAGCCGGATATGAGGAAGGCCGGCCGCTGCCGCAGAGCTGGTAG